The sequence below is a genomic window from Lolium perenne isolate Kyuss_39 chromosome 7, Kyuss_2.0, whole genome shotgun sequence.
TCCAAGAGAAAGAATCGGACAGTTCGAGATGCTCTCCATGACCATAACTGGGTCTCTGACATCGCGATCGATGATTTCACTGTTGAACATATGGAGCAATACGTCCGCCTTTGGGATCTTCTCTCTAATGTCCAGCTCCTCCCAGACTCGGAGGACACCATAACCTGTTCCTTGACCCCTAATGGATGCTACTCGGCCAGCTCTGCCTACAAAGTCCAGTTCCTCGCCTCTTTGCCATGTCAGTTCGGCAACATTGTCTGGAAGACTTGGGCACCCCCAAAGTGCCATTTCTTCGCCTGGCTCGCCGTCCAAAATCGCCTTTGGACCGCGGATCGCCTTGCAAAACGCGGATGGCCACATCAACCTACCTTCCAGCTGTGCAGATGCACTCCCGAGACGGCGCGTCACATCCTCTTCGaatgtcgtttctccaagaggatcTGGACGACCGCGGCCTCCTGGCTCTCCTGTCCGGATCTTATCAACAGCCTGGGGGTTGGTAGGAATAAGGTGCTTGACTATTGGCAAGCCATCACCAAGGCCACCACCTCTTCCCCCAGAGGTTTGCGAACTGCCATCACGCTTATCACCTGGGAGATTTGGAAGGAAAGGAATGAGCGGGTTTTCAACAACAGATCCTCTTTACCTTTGGTCGTCATGCATAAGATTAGGGAGGAAGGGAAGGACTGGATCCTCGCTGGCGCTAAGAACTTGGCGGAGCTTGTAGGCTGATTTCCTTTTCCCTTTCCGGGTGGGGGTTTCTTCCCCacctctttttttgttttttggcgCTGGCCATCATCTTGTTTGCTTCTCCTATATTAATATAAGGCAAAAGCTTTTTTGCCCGTTTAAAAAAAGCATTCTCCTACCAGCACcgtttcttctttttatcagaaaaATAAATAGGAGTTTTTTAACCGTTTCTCGCGGGAGCTTTGTCATGGTTCCGGCATGCACAGTTCACTCCCCTCACCGCCCACGAAATTCATGTCACCACTCTCTCACCACTACTTGTCCATGGTTGCCGCGCGTCCTCCTCCCCTCCGCCTAAAATCCACCTGCCTATCCACCCGACGACGGCTCACGAATGATAGGTGGATCCTCATCCGCGGCAGTCACTGATCCGGGGAGTGTGGCCGCCGGCAAGGCACCTGCCTTCGCCGGACCAACCCGCCCCGCCCGCCGACCGCACCCCGCGCTCGGgggtcttcatccagggctcaggTGGCTCCGTCGGCGTCTTGGAGTGATCCCCTACCGCCTGGCCCGCCTGATTTCTCCATGGTATGTCCATGGATCTCGTAGTTTAGGGTAACGGCTATGGTTTGGTAGCGGCTGGGGTCTTCGTCGATTTGCCTTCTCTAGAGAGCGGCCATAGTTTTGTTTTGACAACCACGAATGCAAATACTGGTTACAATCGTAGTCAATCGTAGTAGCATCGATTAGGCTGCTAGATTTCCCTTTTTGGGAAGTACCAATGTGCGTGTGTCAATCATTGCACTCCCCAAATTAGGAAATCTCCCAAATGTGTGTGTGTTCAGACTGGCATGATCATGCCAATGCATTGAACATGGCATTGTGTTCACAGTGCCACGATAATGCCAATGCATTGATCATGGCATTGGCATGATCATAGCTTTGTGTTCAGAGTGCCATGATCATGCCATTTCATCGACCATGGCATTTACTCTTTGTGTCCGGTTCGACAAGGTCGTTAAGCTGGAGTGCGACAACGTGGGAAGGAGATGGTTTCCTCCACAGGCTACCATGGCCATCTCTCCCTTAACCGGTGGACGTAGACTCTAAACCACCGGTGTCGGGCAAGGTCGAGGCTGCGGCAGCTCCACCGCCCGAAATTGGCAGCCAACCCAAGCTAGGCCATATCTCTAGGGCGGTGATTCTGCAACGTTTCTACGTCCAGCTCTCCACAGAGGACCTAAGCATACTCGTCATGCCATCGACGTTCCAACAAGGGTTGCGGGGAGTGGATCAAGATCCCATTGCCAAACAGTGTAGGACTATCCAACTGTCACTTCTACGACGAGTGCATGCACGTCACCTACCATGGTGGCCACATGGTCTTCAGGAGGAACTAGCCGGAAGCTGGTCTTCAAGTATGATCTGGAGTTCAACAATGTCGTGGAGTTCAAGATCCAGTTGTTCGTAATCAAGATGAAGATCTACAAGAACATGAGCTCCACCGCTAGGCTTCACCCCTATCCTAACCACGGCTTGGCAGCGACCTACCAAGCTATGCGTCTATTTGTAGTTCAATAGGTGTAGTGCTAGTAAGTATAGTGTGATGATGCTAAGACTTTGGTACCTAGTTTTGATACAGACTAGTTAGGTAGCTTCTATGCCCCTGCAACAGTCTTGCTTTTGATTATGGTGTTTGTGCGAACCCAGAATATGCTAGTCTATGTGTTCTCATGTGCTATGATATCTGCTATGCTAACCCTGATGGTGTTTTGTTGTTGTTCATAACAGCTAGTAGGTGGTATGATCAC
It includes:
- the LOC139833959 gene encoding uncharacterized protein → MEQYVRLWDLLSNVQLLPDSEDTITCSLTPNGCYSASSAYKVQFLASLPCQFGNIVWKTWAPPKCHFFAWLAVQNRLWTADRLAKRGWPHQPTFQLCRCTPETARHILFECRFSKRIWTTAASWLSCPDLINSLGVGRNKVLDYWQAITKATTSSPRGLRTAITLITWEIWKERNERVFNNRSSLPLVVMHKIREEGKDWILAGAKNLAELVG